A DNA window from uncultured Methanoregula sp. contains the following coding sequences:
- a CDS encoding anti-sigma factor antagonist (This anti-anti-sigma factor, or anti-sigma factor antagonist, belongs to a family that includes characterized members SpoIIAA, RsbV, RsfA, and RsfB.) codes for MQPVLQIQKRKEAIADVVSLSGRLDSNTSPELDAVLKQMVGSGSVQIVLNLAEIEYVSSSALRVLLIWLRRLRKMQGDLKIACLKPRIQEVLFLAGFNRIFVLYDSEEAALESFSFADLEEHEKRILDIVASTLDIEDDLRRTKESLVQSETMYRAIFESSGTAMAIVEEDMTIVLVNSEFEKLAGYSRKELSEVFSLLPFVVRDDLGMVTEFHDLVCKEADSEPRHYEFRFKDREGNIRNVYVILDMIPNSSRRVYSLLDITELRKIEEDLRHEIMRKREFIILAAHELRTPLQPAMGYLHMILEEPEAFGLNAELRSLLEKCSGNIDHVKETIEHIIKLSDVGYGPEQMLPRFKPQYRETSPKNLLGAYISVLKCSGDLQITVAIPEDLRIVTDSEYFFLINQSLIFNLIRFSPISAKIQITVEDDEKYHRFLIRSPSAVISQDIIPMLFKPFSVTHESKLLEKFGFIGISLPVAKKMAELLSGDISVSCEPGAGCTFALLLPRTGSPADK; via the coding sequence ATGCAGCCGGTTCTCCAGATCCAGAAGAGAAAAGAGGCGATTGCCGATGTTGTCTCTCTGTCCGGCCGCCTGGATTCCAATACCTCGCCTGAACTGGATGCCGTGCTGAAACAGATGGTGGGTTCCGGGTCCGTCCAGATCGTTCTCAATCTTGCGGAGATCGAATACGTAAGCAGTTCCGCTCTCCGGGTCTTGCTCATCTGGCTCCGCCGGCTGAGAAAGATGCAGGGCGATCTCAAGATCGCCTGCCTCAAACCCCGTATCCAGGAAGTGCTTTTCCTTGCCGGGTTCAACCGGATCTTCGTTCTCTACGATTCCGAAGAGGCGGCTCTTGAAAGTTTCTCGTTTGCCGATCTTGAAGAGCATGAAAAACGGATCCTGGATATCGTTGCATCGACCCTGGATATCGAAGACGATCTCAGACGGACCAAGGAGAGCCTGGTCCAGTCCGAAACCATGTACAGGGCAATCTTTGAGAGCTCGGGTACTGCCATGGCGATTGTTGAAGAGGACATGACGATCGTTCTTGTCAACTCCGAATTCGAGAAACTGGCTGGTTATTCCCGGAAGGAACTTTCCGAGGTTTTCTCCCTCCTTCCGTTTGTTGTCCGGGACGATCTCGGGATGGTAACAGAATTTCACGACCTTGTCTGCAAAGAAGCGGACAGCGAACCCCGCCATTATGAGTTCAGGTTCAAGGATCGGGAAGGCAATATCCGGAATGTCTATGTGATTCTCGATATGATCCCAAACTCGTCCCGCAGGGTGTATTCCCTTCTCGATATAACGGAGCTGCGCAAGATCGAAGAAGATCTCCGGCACGAAATTATGAGGAAACGGGAATTTATCATCCTTGCCGCCCATGAACTCCGCACACCGCTCCAGCCGGCAATGGGATACCTGCATATGATCCTTGAAGAGCCTGAAGCCTTTGGTCTCAATGCCGAGCTCAGATCTCTCCTGGAAAAATGCTCGGGCAACATCGATCACGTGAAGGAGACGATCGAGCATATCATCAAGCTCAGCGACGTGGGATACGGGCCGGAACAGATGCTGCCCCGGTTCAAACCCCAGTACCGGGAAACTTCGCCAAAGAACCTGCTCGGAGCGTACATATCCGTCCTCAAATGTTCCGGCGATCTCCAGATCACGGTTGCAATTCCCGAAGATCTGAGGATAGTCACCGACAGCGAATATTTTTTCTTGATAAACCAGAGCCTGATCTTCAATTTAATCCGGTTTTCACCGATTTCGGCAAAGATCCAGATCACGGTCGAGGATGATGAAAAATATCACCGGTTCCTCATCCGGAGCCCTTCGGCCGTTATCTCCCAGGATATTATCCCGATGCTGTTCAAGCCGTTTTCCGTTACGCACGAATCAAAACTCCTGGAGAAATTCGGGTTTATCGGCATCAGTCTTCCGGTTGCAAAAAAGATGGCAGAACTCCTGAGCGGGGATATTTCGGTTTCCTGCGAACCCGGTGCAGGATGCACGTTCGCGCTCTTATTGCCACGGACGGGTTCACCTGCCGATAAATAA